In one Pirellulales bacterium genomic region, the following are encoded:
- a CDS encoding ferredoxin: MANFKKRVAENVAGDFFVDSTCIDCDTCRQLAPHVFSEAAETAYVSRQPESSEDYRGALQALVSRPTGSIGCLGGAEKHYHG, from the coding sequence ATGGCCAATTTCAAGAAGCGGGTTGCCGAAAACGTCGCCGGCGATTTCTTCGTCGATTCGACATGCATCGATTGCGACACCTGTCGGCAGCTTGCTCCCCACGTGTTTAGCGAAGCCGCTGAAACGGCCTATGTGAGTCGCCAGCCGGAATCGAGCGAAGATTATCGCGGCGCCCTGCAGGCGCTGGTGTCGCGCCCGACCGGTTCGATCGGTTGCCTCGGCGGGGCAGAAAAGCACTATCATGGGTGA
- a CDS encoding cupin domain-containing protein produces the protein MEIKRVGSQPSSKGPADWFTGTVRIDPLFDRTEPARVGGATVTFEPGARTAWHTHPLGQTLIVTAGCGWAQREGGPVEEIRPGDVVCFAPGEKHWHGATATTAMTHLAIQEKLDGKVVDWLEQVSDEQYRR, from the coding sequence ATGGAAATCAAACGCGTTGGGTCTCAACCGTCGAGCAAAGGCCCTGCGGATTGGTTCACCGGCACGGTCAGAATCGATCCGCTGTTCGATCGAACGGAGCCGGCCCGAGTGGGCGGCGCGACTGTCACGTTCGAGCCCGGCGCCCGCACCGCGTGGCATACGCATCCGCTCGGCCAGACGTTGATCGTGACCGCCGGCTGCGGCTGGGCCCAACGCGAAGGCGGACCGGTCGAGGAAATCCGTCCCGGCGATGTCGTCTGCTTCGCGCCTGGCGAAAAGCATTGGCACGGGGCGACCGCCACGACCGCGATGACGCACTTGGCCATTCAGGAAAAGCTCGACGGCAAAGTGGTCGATTGGTTGGAACAGGTCAGCGACGAACAATATCGCCGCTGA